The following proteins are encoded in a genomic region of Oncorhynchus keta strain PuntledgeMale-10-30-2019 chromosome 8, Oket_V2, whole genome shotgun sequence:
- the LOC118386980 gene encoding centrosomal protein of 170 kDa protein B-like isoform X2 yields the protein MSVTSWFLVSSSGTRHRLPREMIFVGREDCEFMLQSRSVDKQHAVINYNPATNEHLVKDLGSLNGTFVNDLRIPDQTYITLKLSDVIRFGYDSHVYILERSQHKVPEEALKHEKYTSQLQMGLKASEGKMAEHLESKLEKTERKSLSQEAPTSRPTPLYGQPSWWGEEDAAGKGQHRPEEGHPEIPEEGSGLDPEVNGSLLEYKDNQGKSIFPYHREPSYFEIPTKEFQLHPKSLGAELHEIPTKDTDTPSAQAPPTPTTPSPPVVQSHASFTIEFDDCTPGKIKIRDHVTKFSSRQRKQQLQASGKTLATTPTEVMSAECKVVDWLVHSDVRMMRRRPTCDDVYSVKSDQAVNIKSLKGHHHDDGTQSDSEDPVLGKGKRSKSHHRVQSQHSIQSKLSLSELSEPSQQTVLSYQLVKSQQTQQTVQSHQLIQSEQSVMSVQSHQTVLSVPSQQSVSSQRLLQPQFSPPKLTPVSPVAPERPLSQSPPEARSPTMGPSKPGPQEPLTQQAFIIEFFDDNPRKKRSQSFTANPAHADSYSALKAKLERRKGGERPNSMHGHIPPTQQVTVPLKSQGHGGSQRSSSLKREKTEEPLSGGSASSSSGSGPSSRTSSGITIKPFGSVGKKTKLAQEFAAEFLMKDTVHRALSPTRDKTSPPPMSAPPMMVMSPSRTHIPSPLDPPSSVSYPSTPLQPTAPRSYSPTPAPHSPVLAISHPPSRSPVQTASPAHSLPPQMPLGLGLRGVDPKASRVVRNEEEDSLSDAGTYTIETESQDKEVEEARNMINQVFGVLDSPEYSGAGVYRPIINDGKDELAMLRPSDDSTVDQMAAVSMHGFNPATLSGAPSGPIQVQSANNAAQEEGPKWVSRWASLADSSTPPQGEFAEGDVQLIPSHSMDNSELEGSQSCRTRRLLPQVPPGDRDKPESLNPSILIYPGPEPTLERSSGAPRHQDNTQSLCVQEDVDPDSLSDASRSDDGSLLERTRKSQGRKSGATSPGDTGPQYKGQDKLSPTQSTKSTSFYIGSEDGSSGKPDLARSPILSQGPERGRDTPAKTSPTTILIRHLSSHEPRRSGVKPNNSAPNLHSQQDKDSKDPSKDILGSSSFVRQESFTKERPSDDVQIKRLPHISSHPTLRDMEQRETTQDPQPFLREEADAVLSSLEVTFPSSGSGRSSKRGGSSSHMDDSLSGESDVDTASTVSLVSNKNTPVTTGPKKKMTVGGFQKERSSSSQSVQGKGHRQPTARERLSEKRRSHVAGSDNSSSKAEQAKRFQMRRSVGNRGSLDLSEGQQGSGQHWPDTASDHDTGPRPTSRNKKLIAPLQKEDNGKTAKSAAQQALIRSNSLSAPRPTRASMLRRARLGETSDNEGTETDRGSQNSDHIGASSKVSADGKKLLSRLDILAMPRKRTGSFTTPSDNESSTTTPTTRPVFSNRSAESTGPIRKTSVGETGAKQGATRGVGAPVKQLLTRTRSNGAKYSSTTSSRRRQKGSDYTSTSEEEYEASSGTPKHKRSSHTSAATQTPRAQKEKAAVAAVARSKSGSLETEEDEVQNETDHYQNWTTHSAEIAKLSQDLAKDLAILAREIHEVAGDGDSQSSSGMGTNPSPSSAPNTPGPASTIPISSREELVQHIPEASLNYQKVLLSPGSTAVMDLDPNMNDQDPSSKPRWNREEVILDNLMLNPVSQLSQAIRENTEQLAEKMKVLFHNKTEAWEEIEAKINAENEVPILKTSNKEISSILNELRRVQKQLEMINSIVEPGGAGIGKPKVAVVAAATSAGQATRSPLRQKKAPSKPTGPGDRQRGASPSTSPTTSKHNTNESTKRSTRGHKGANVVA from the exons ATGAGCGTGACATCATGGTTCCTGGTCAGCAGCTCTGGCACCCGCCACCGCCTCCCACGGGAGATGATCTTTGTGGGCCGGGAGGACTGTGAATTCATGCTGCAG TCTCGAAGTGTGGACAAGCAGCACGCCGTCATCAACTACAACCCTGCTACAAATGAGCACCTGGTCAAGGACCTGGGCAGCCTCAATGGA ACCTTTGTGAATGACCTGAGGATCCCAGACCAAACCTACATCACCCTCAAACTGTCTGATGTCATTCGCTTCGGATATG ATTCCCATGTGTACATCCTAGAAAGGAGCCAACACAAAGTCCCAGAGGAGGCACTCAAG CATGAGAAATACACCAGCCAGCTGCAGATGGGTCTGAAGGCCTCAGAGGGGAAGATGGCTGAGCACCTGGAGTCCAAGCTAGAGAAGACAGAAAGGAAATCTCTGTCTCAAG AGGCTCCAACCTCCCGACCCACCCCATTATATGGCCAGCCCTCGTGGTGGGGGGAGGAGGATGCGGCCGGCAAAGGACAGCACAGGCCAGAGGAGGGTCACCCAG AGATTCCAGAGGAAGGTTCAGGCTTAGATCCAGAGGTGAATGGCTCCCTGTTAGAGTACAAAGACAATCAGGGCAAGTCCATCTTCCCCTACCACCGGGAGCCTAGCTACTTTGAGATCCCTACCAAGGAGTTCCAGCTGCATCCCAAGTCCCTGGGGGCAGAGCTCCATGAGATCCCCACCAAGGACACAGACACGCCCTCTGCACAAGCCCCTCCCACCCCCACCACACCCAGTCCCCCTGTGGTGCAGAGCCACGCCTCCTTCACCATAGAGTTTGATGACTGCACGCCAGGCAAGATCAAGATCAGGGACCACGTGACCAAGTTCTCCTCGCGCCAGAGGAAGCAGCAGCTGCAGGCATCCGGGAAAACTCTGGCCACCACACCCACTGAGGTGATGTCAGCTGAGTGCAAGGTGGTAGATTGGTTGGTGCACAGTGATGTCAGAATGATGAGGAGACGTCCCACGTGTGACGATGTTTACAGTGTCAAGAGTGACCAGGCCGTCAACATCAAAAGCCTCAAAG GACACCACCATGACGATGGGACCCAGAGTGATTCTGAGGACCCGGTCTTAGGGAAAGGGAAGCGAAGCAAGTCACACCACCGGGTCCAGTCGCAACATTCGATCCAGTCAAAGCTTTCCCTGTCTGAGCTGTCGGAACCGTCACAACAGACAGTGCTGTCATACCAATTAGTCAAGTCACAACAGACACAGCAGACAGTCCAGTCACACCAATTGATCCAGTCTGAGCAGTCAGTTATGTCAGTCCAGTCACACCAGACAGTCCTGTCAGTTCCGTCGCAGCAGTCTGTTTCGTCACAAAGGTTACTTCAGcctcagttttcccctcccaaaCTGACCCCAGTTTCTCCTGTGGCCCCTGAGAGGCCCCTGTCTCAAAGCCCGCCTGAGGCTCGCTCCCCCACCATGGGTCCCTCTAAGCCCGGCCCCCAGGAGCCCCTCACCCAGCAAGCCTTCATCATAGAGTTCTTCGACGACAACCCGCGCAAGAAACGCTCGCAATCCTTCACGGCCAATCCTGCCCACGCAGACTCTTACTCCGCCCTCAAGGCCAAGCTGGAGCggaggaagggtggagagaggcCAAACTCCATGCACGGCCACATCCCTCCCACCCAACAGGTGACTGTTCCTCTGAAGAGTCAGGGCCACGGCGGGTCCCAGAGGTCTAGCTCCctgaagagagagaagacggaggagcCCCTGAGTGGAGGCAGTGCCTCCTCTTCCTCCGGTTCTGGGCCTTCCTCTCGCACCTCCTCTGGCATCACCATCAAGCCGTTTGGCAGTGTGGGGAAGAAGACCAAGCTAGCCCAGGAGTTTGCAGCAGAGTTCCTGATGAAAGATACAGTCCACAGAGCCTTGTCTCCCACCAGGGATAAGACGTCTCCTCCTCCCATGTCCGCTCCCCCGATGATGGTGATGTCACCCTCTCGCACCCACATTCCATCCCCCTTAGACCCCCCTTCCTCCGTCTCCTATCCCTCCACCCCCTTGCAACCCACTGCGCCACGTTCCTACTCTCCAACTCCTGCCCCTCATTCCCCAGTCCTAGccatctcccaccctccctcccgcAGCCCTGTCCAGACTGCCTCCCCAGCCCACTCCTTGCCCCCTCAGATGCCCCTGGGTCTGGGGTTGCGTGGGGTGGACCCTAAAGCCTCCAGGGTGGTGAGAAACGAGGAAGAGGACAGTCTGAGTGATGCCGGCACATACACTATCGAAACAGAGTCCCAGGACAAAGAGGTGGAGGAGGCACGCAACATGATCAACCAG GTGTTTGGGGTCCTCGACTCACCAGAGTACAGTGGTGCCGGAGTGTATAGACCCATCATTAATGATGGCAAAGACGAGCTGGCAATGCTCCGGCCTAGTGATGATAGTACTGTGGATCAAATGGCAGCAGTTTCTATGCATGGCTTTAACCCAGCCACCCTCAGTGGGGCCCCCTCAGGCCCCATCCAG GTGCAGTCTGCTAACAATGCAGCACAGGAGGAGGGGCCTAAGTGGGTTTCTCGCTGGGCCAGTCTGGCAGACAGCTCTACTCCACCTCAAGGGGaatttgcagagggag ATGTGCAGTTGATACCTAGCCACAGCATGGATAACTCTGAGTTAGAGGGTAGCCAGAGTTGTAGGACCAGGAGGCTGCTTCCCCAGGTTccacctggagacagagacaaGCCAGAGAGCCTCAACCCCAGCATCCTGATCTACCCAGGTCCTGAACCCACCCTGGAGAGGAGTAGTGGTGCACCCCGGCATCAGGACAACACTCAGAGTCTTTGTGTCCAGGAGGATGTAGACCCAGACAGCCTGAGTGACGCCAGCCGCTCTGACGATGGCTCTTTGCTGGAGAGGACCAGGAAGAGCCAAGGGAGGAAGAGTGGCGCTACCTCGCCCGGGGACACTGGACCTCAGTATAAGGGTCAAGATAAGCTGTCTCCGACTCAGTCTACCAAGTCCACCTCCTTTTACATTGGGTCTGAGGATGGCAGCTCAGGCAAGCCGGACCTGGCCCGAAGCCCTATTCTTTCTCAGGGGCCTGAGAGGGGGCGAGACACCCCTGCCAAAACCTCCCCCACCACCATCCTCATCAGGCACCTGAGCAGCCACGAGCCCCGTAGGTCGGGCGTAAAGCCTAACAACTCAGCCCCCAACCTCCACTCCCAGCAGGACAAAGACTCTAAAGACCCCAGTAAAGACATCCTGGGGTCCTCCTCGTTCGTCAGGCAGGAGAGTTTCACCAAGGAGCGACCCAGTGATGATGTCCAGATCAAGAGGCTCCCGCACATCTCCAGTCACCCCACCTTGAGGGACATGGAGCAGAGAGAGACGACCCAGGACCCACAGCCCTTCCTCAGGGAAGAAGCAGacgctgttctctcctctctggagGTCACGTTCCCTTCCTCAGGCTCCGGACGCAGCTCTAAGAGAGGAGGCTCCTCCAGTCACATGGACGACTCTCTGTCTGGGGAATCAGATGTGGATACAGCCAGCACCGTCAGCCTGGTCAGCAACAAGAACACCCCTGTCACCACAGGCCCTAAGAAGAAGATGACCGTCGGTGGCTTCCAGAAGGAGAGATCTTCCTCCAGTCAATCTGTCCAGGGGAAGGGCCACCGCCAGCCCACGGCCCGCGAGCGTCTGTCAGAGAAACGCCGCAGCCACGTGGCAGGCAGTGATAACTCCAGCAGCAAGGCCGAGCAGGCCAAGCGCTTCCAGATGCGGCGCAGCGTGGGGAACCGTGGCTCCCTGGACCTATCAGAGGGCCAGCAGGGTTCTGGTCAGCACTGGCCTGACACTGCCTCTGACCATGACACCGGTCCCCGCCCCACCAGCCGTAACAAGAAGCTCATAGCGCCCCTACAGAAAGAGGACAATGGGAAGACCGCCAAGAGTGCAGCACAGCAGGCACTGATCCGCTCCAACAGCCTGTCAGCACCAAGGCCCACCCGGGCATCCATGCTGCGCAGGGCACGTCTGGGAGAGACTTCTGACAACGAGGGAACTGAGACAGACCGGGGGTCCCAGAACTCAGACCACATTGGTGCCTCTAGCAAGGTGTCTGCTGATGGGAAGAAGCTCCTCTCCAGACTGGACATCTTGGCCATGCCCAGGAAGAGAACAGGCTCCTTCACTACGCCTAGTGACAACGAGTCCTCCACTACGACCCCTACAACCCGGCCTGTCTTCTCCAACAGGAGTGCAGAATCAACTGGGCCTATCAGGAAGACATCAGTGGGTGAAACAGGGGCCAAGCAGGGGGCCACAAGAGGGGTCGGAGCCCCCGTGAAGCAGCTCCTCACCCGCACACGCTCCAACGGGGCTAAATACTCCAGCACAACCA GTTCCCGTCGAAGGCAGAAAGGTTCAGACTATACCTCCACATCTGAGGAGGAATATGAGGCCAGCTCTGGAACCCCCAAACACAAACGCTCCTCCCACACGTCTGCTGCCACACAGACCCCCCGGGCTCAGAAGGAGAAGGCTGCAGTAGCAGCAGTCGCTCGTTCCAAGTCCGGCTCACTGGAGACTGAGGAGGACGAAGTCCAGAATGAGACTGACCACTACCAGAACTGGACCACACACAGCGCCGAGATAGCAAA ACTCAGTCAGGACTTGGCCAAGGACCTTGCCATTCTGGCCCGTGAGATCCATGAAGTGGCGGGTGACGGGGACTCCCAGAGTTCCTCTGGAATGGGCACAAACCCCTCCCCCAGCTCTGCACCCAACACACCCGGGCCCGCCTCCACCATCCCCATCTCTAGCCGGGAAGAG CTGGTCCAACATATCCCTGAAGCCAGCTTAAACTACCAGAAGGTTCTACTATCGCCAGGTTCTACCGCTGTCATGGACCTGGATCCTAACATGAATGACCAAGACCCAAGCTCTAAGCCACGGTGGAACCGTGAAGAG GTGATTTTGGACAATCTGATGTTGAACCCTGTTTCTCAGCTCTCTCAGGCCATTCGGGAGAACACAGAACAGCTGGCTGAGAAAATGAA GGTTTTATTCCACAATAAGACTGAGGCCTGGGAGGAGATTGAAGCGAAGATCAATGCTGAAAATGAAGTACCCATCCTAAAAACATCAAATAAG GAAATCTCCTCCATCCTGAACGAGCTGAGAAGAGTACAGAAACAACTAGAAA TGATCAACAGCATTGTGGAACCTGGTGGAGCTGGCATTGGGAAACCTAAGGTGGCAGTGGTGGCTGCTGCTACTTCTGCTGGACAGGCCACCAGGTCCCCCTTACGGCAGAAGAAAGCCCCAAGTAAGCCCACTGGGCCTGGAGACAGACAGCGTGGGGCCAGCCCCTCTACCAGCCCCACCACCTCCAAACACAACACCAACGAAAGCACCAAGAGGTCCACTCGAGGACACAAAGGGGCAAACGTTGTGGCCTGA
- the LOC118386980 gene encoding centrosomal protein of 170 kDa protein B-like isoform X1 produces MSVTSWFLVSSSGTRHRLPREMIFVGREDCEFMLQSRSVDKQHAVINYNPATNEHLVKDLGSLNGTFVNDLRIPDQTYITLKLSDVIRFGYDSHVYILERSQHKVPEEALKHEKYTSQLQMGLKASEGKMAEHLESKLEKTERKSLSQEAPTSRPTPLYGQPSWWGEEDAAGKGQHRPEEGHPEIPEEGSGLDPEVNGSLLEYKDNQGKSIFPYHREPSYFEIPTKEFQLHPKSLGAELHEIPTKDTDTPSAQAPPTPTTPSPPVVQSHASFTIEFDDCTPGKIKIRDHVTKFSSRQRKQQLQASGKTLATTPTEVMSAECKVVDWLVHSDVRMMRRRPTCDDVYSVKSDQAVNIKSLKGHHHDDGTQSDSEDPVLGKGKRSKSHHRVQSQHSIQSKLSLSELSEPSQQTVLSYQLVKSQQTQQTVQSHQLIQSEQSVMSVQSHQTVLSVPSQQSVSSQRLLQPQFSPPKLTPVSPVAPERPLSQSPPEARSPTMGPSKPGPQEPLTQQAFIIEFFDDNPRKKRSQSFTANPAHADSYSALKAKLERRKGGERPNSMHGHIPPTQQVTVPLKSQGHGGSQRSSSLKREKTEEPLSGGSASSSSGSGPSSRTSSGITIKPFGSVGKKTKLAQEFAAEFLMKDTVHRALSPTRDKTSPPPMSAPPMMVMSPSRTHIPSPLDPPSSVSYPSTPLQPTAPRSYSPTPAPHSPVLAISHPPSRSPVQTASPAHSLPPQMPLGLGLRGVDPKASRVVRNEEEDSLSDAGTYTIETESQDKEVEEARNMINQVFGVLDSPEYSGAGVYRPIINDGKDELAMLRPSDDSTVDQMAAVSMHGFNPATLSGAPSGPIQVQSANNAAQEEGPKWVSRWASLADSSTPPQGEFAEGDVQLIPSHSMDNSELEGSQSCRTRRLLPQVPPGDRDKPESLNPSILIYPGPEPTLERSSGAPRHQDNTQSLCVQEDVDPDSLSDASRSDDGSLLERTRKSQGRKSGATSPGDTGPQYKGQDKLSPTQSTKSTSFYIGSEDGSSGKPDLARSPILSQGPERGRDTPAKTSPTTILIRHLSSHEPRRSGVKPNNSAPNLHSQQDKDSKDPSKDILGSSSFVRQESFTKERPSDDVQIKRLPHISSHPTLRDMEQRETTQDPQPFLREEADAVLSSLEVTFPSSGSGRSSKRGGSSSHMDDSLSGESDVDTASTVSLVSNKNTPVTTGPKKKMTVGGFQKERSSSSQSVQGKGHRQPTARERLSEKRRSHVAGSDNSSSKAEQAKRFQMRRSVGNRGSLDLSEGQQGSGQHWPDTASDHDTGPRPTSRNKKLIAPLQKEDNGKTAKSAAQQALIRSNSLSAPRPTRASMLRRARLGETSDNEGTETDRGSQNSDHIGASSKVSADGKKLLSRLDILAMPRKRTGSFTTPSDNESSTTTPTTRPVFSNRSAESTGPIRKTSVGETGAKQGATRGVGAPVKQLLTRTRSNGAKYSSTTSSRRRQKGSDYTSTSEEEYEASSGTPKHKRSSHTSAATQTPRAQKEKAAVAAVARSKSGSLETEEDEVQNETDHYQNWTTHSAEIAKLSQDLAKDLAILAREIHEVAGDGDSQSSSGMGTNPSPSSAPNTPGPASTIPISSREERPYTSLRGVLPSQLVQHIPEASLNYQKVLLSPGSTAVMDLDPNMNDQDPSSKPRWNREEVILDNLMLNPVSQLSQAIRENTEQLAEKMKVLFHNKTEAWEEIEAKINAENEVPILKTSNKEISSILNELRRVQKQLEMINSIVEPGGAGIGKPKVAVVAAATSAGQATRSPLRQKKAPSKPTGPGDRQRGASPSTSPTTSKHNTNESTKRSTRGHKGANVVA; encoded by the exons ATGAGCGTGACATCATGGTTCCTGGTCAGCAGCTCTGGCACCCGCCACCGCCTCCCACGGGAGATGATCTTTGTGGGCCGGGAGGACTGTGAATTCATGCTGCAG TCTCGAAGTGTGGACAAGCAGCACGCCGTCATCAACTACAACCCTGCTACAAATGAGCACCTGGTCAAGGACCTGGGCAGCCTCAATGGA ACCTTTGTGAATGACCTGAGGATCCCAGACCAAACCTACATCACCCTCAAACTGTCTGATGTCATTCGCTTCGGATATG ATTCCCATGTGTACATCCTAGAAAGGAGCCAACACAAAGTCCCAGAGGAGGCACTCAAG CATGAGAAATACACCAGCCAGCTGCAGATGGGTCTGAAGGCCTCAGAGGGGAAGATGGCTGAGCACCTGGAGTCCAAGCTAGAGAAGACAGAAAGGAAATCTCTGTCTCAAG AGGCTCCAACCTCCCGACCCACCCCATTATATGGCCAGCCCTCGTGGTGGGGGGAGGAGGATGCGGCCGGCAAAGGACAGCACAGGCCAGAGGAGGGTCACCCAG AGATTCCAGAGGAAGGTTCAGGCTTAGATCCAGAGGTGAATGGCTCCCTGTTAGAGTACAAAGACAATCAGGGCAAGTCCATCTTCCCCTACCACCGGGAGCCTAGCTACTTTGAGATCCCTACCAAGGAGTTCCAGCTGCATCCCAAGTCCCTGGGGGCAGAGCTCCATGAGATCCCCACCAAGGACACAGACACGCCCTCTGCACAAGCCCCTCCCACCCCCACCACACCCAGTCCCCCTGTGGTGCAGAGCCACGCCTCCTTCACCATAGAGTTTGATGACTGCACGCCAGGCAAGATCAAGATCAGGGACCACGTGACCAAGTTCTCCTCGCGCCAGAGGAAGCAGCAGCTGCAGGCATCCGGGAAAACTCTGGCCACCACACCCACTGAGGTGATGTCAGCTGAGTGCAAGGTGGTAGATTGGTTGGTGCACAGTGATGTCAGAATGATGAGGAGACGTCCCACGTGTGACGATGTTTACAGTGTCAAGAGTGACCAGGCCGTCAACATCAAAAGCCTCAAAG GACACCACCATGACGATGGGACCCAGAGTGATTCTGAGGACCCGGTCTTAGGGAAAGGGAAGCGAAGCAAGTCACACCACCGGGTCCAGTCGCAACATTCGATCCAGTCAAAGCTTTCCCTGTCTGAGCTGTCGGAACCGTCACAACAGACAGTGCTGTCATACCAATTAGTCAAGTCACAACAGACACAGCAGACAGTCCAGTCACACCAATTGATCCAGTCTGAGCAGTCAGTTATGTCAGTCCAGTCACACCAGACAGTCCTGTCAGTTCCGTCGCAGCAGTCTGTTTCGTCACAAAGGTTACTTCAGcctcagttttcccctcccaaaCTGACCCCAGTTTCTCCTGTGGCCCCTGAGAGGCCCCTGTCTCAAAGCCCGCCTGAGGCTCGCTCCCCCACCATGGGTCCCTCTAAGCCCGGCCCCCAGGAGCCCCTCACCCAGCAAGCCTTCATCATAGAGTTCTTCGACGACAACCCGCGCAAGAAACGCTCGCAATCCTTCACGGCCAATCCTGCCCACGCAGACTCTTACTCCGCCCTCAAGGCCAAGCTGGAGCggaggaagggtggagagaggcCAAACTCCATGCACGGCCACATCCCTCCCACCCAACAGGTGACTGTTCCTCTGAAGAGTCAGGGCCACGGCGGGTCCCAGAGGTCTAGCTCCctgaagagagagaagacggaggagcCCCTGAGTGGAGGCAGTGCCTCCTCTTCCTCCGGTTCTGGGCCTTCCTCTCGCACCTCCTCTGGCATCACCATCAAGCCGTTTGGCAGTGTGGGGAAGAAGACCAAGCTAGCCCAGGAGTTTGCAGCAGAGTTCCTGATGAAAGATACAGTCCACAGAGCCTTGTCTCCCACCAGGGATAAGACGTCTCCTCCTCCCATGTCCGCTCCCCCGATGATGGTGATGTCACCCTCTCGCACCCACATTCCATCCCCCTTAGACCCCCCTTCCTCCGTCTCCTATCCCTCCACCCCCTTGCAACCCACTGCGCCACGTTCCTACTCTCCAACTCCTGCCCCTCATTCCCCAGTCCTAGccatctcccaccctccctcccgcAGCCCTGTCCAGACTGCCTCCCCAGCCCACTCCTTGCCCCCTCAGATGCCCCTGGGTCTGGGGTTGCGTGGGGTGGACCCTAAAGCCTCCAGGGTGGTGAGAAACGAGGAAGAGGACAGTCTGAGTGATGCCGGCACATACACTATCGAAACAGAGTCCCAGGACAAAGAGGTGGAGGAGGCACGCAACATGATCAACCAG GTGTTTGGGGTCCTCGACTCACCAGAGTACAGTGGTGCCGGAGTGTATAGACCCATCATTAATGATGGCAAAGACGAGCTGGCAATGCTCCGGCCTAGTGATGATAGTACTGTGGATCAAATGGCAGCAGTTTCTATGCATGGCTTTAACCCAGCCACCCTCAGTGGGGCCCCCTCAGGCCCCATCCAG GTGCAGTCTGCTAACAATGCAGCACAGGAGGAGGGGCCTAAGTGGGTTTCTCGCTGGGCCAGTCTGGCAGACAGCTCTACTCCACCTCAAGGGGaatttgcagagggag ATGTGCAGTTGATACCTAGCCACAGCATGGATAACTCTGAGTTAGAGGGTAGCCAGAGTTGTAGGACCAGGAGGCTGCTTCCCCAGGTTccacctggagacagagacaaGCCAGAGAGCCTCAACCCCAGCATCCTGATCTACCCAGGTCCTGAACCCACCCTGGAGAGGAGTAGTGGTGCACCCCGGCATCAGGACAACACTCAGAGTCTTTGTGTCCAGGAGGATGTAGACCCAGACAGCCTGAGTGACGCCAGCCGCTCTGACGATGGCTCTTTGCTGGAGAGGACCAGGAAGAGCCAAGGGAGGAAGAGTGGCGCTACCTCGCCCGGGGACACTGGACCTCAGTATAAGGGTCAAGATAAGCTGTCTCCGACTCAGTCTACCAAGTCCACCTCCTTTTACATTGGGTCTGAGGATGGCAGCTCAGGCAAGCCGGACCTGGCCCGAAGCCCTATTCTTTCTCAGGGGCCTGAGAGGGGGCGAGACACCCCTGCCAAAACCTCCCCCACCACCATCCTCATCAGGCACCTGAGCAGCCACGAGCCCCGTAGGTCGGGCGTAAAGCCTAACAACTCAGCCCCCAACCTCCACTCCCAGCAGGACAAAGACTCTAAAGACCCCAGTAAAGACATCCTGGGGTCCTCCTCGTTCGTCAGGCAGGAGAGTTTCACCAAGGAGCGACCCAGTGATGATGTCCAGATCAAGAGGCTCCCGCACATCTCCAGTCACCCCACCTTGAGGGACATGGAGCAGAGAGAGACGACCCAGGACCCACAGCCCTTCCTCAGGGAAGAAGCAGacgctgttctctcctctctggagGTCACGTTCCCTTCCTCAGGCTCCGGACGCAGCTCTAAGAGAGGAGGCTCCTCCAGTCACATGGACGACTCTCTGTCTGGGGAATCAGATGTGGATACAGCCAGCACCGTCAGCCTGGTCAGCAACAAGAACACCCCTGTCACCACAGGCCCTAAGAAGAAGATGACCGTCGGTGGCTTCCAGAAGGAGAGATCTTCCTCCAGTCAATCTGTCCAGGGGAAGGGCCACCGCCAGCCCACGGCCCGCGAGCGTCTGTCAGAGAAACGCCGCAGCCACGTGGCAGGCAGTGATAACTCCAGCAGCAAGGCCGAGCAGGCCAAGCGCTTCCAGATGCGGCGCAGCGTGGGGAACCGTGGCTCCCTGGACCTATCAGAGGGCCAGCAGGGTTCTGGTCAGCACTGGCCTGACACTGCCTCTGACCATGACACCGGTCCCCGCCCCACCAGCCGTAACAAGAAGCTCATAGCGCCCCTACAGAAAGAGGACAATGGGAAGACCGCCAAGAGTGCAGCACAGCAGGCACTGATCCGCTCCAACAGCCTGTCAGCACCAAGGCCCACCCGGGCATCCATGCTGCGCAGGGCACGTCTGGGAGAGACTTCTGACAACGAGGGAACTGAGACAGACCGGGGGTCCCAGAACTCAGACCACATTGGTGCCTCTAGCAAGGTGTCTGCTGATGGGAAGAAGCTCCTCTCCAGACTGGACATCTTGGCCATGCCCAGGAAGAGAACAGGCTCCTTCACTACGCCTAGTGACAACGAGTCCTCCACTACGACCCCTACAACCCGGCCTGTCTTCTCCAACAGGAGTGCAGAATCAACTGGGCCTATCAGGAAGACATCAGTGGGTGAAACAGGGGCCAAGCAGGGGGCCACAAGAGGGGTCGGAGCCCCCGTGAAGCAGCTCCTCACCCGCACACGCTCCAACGGGGCTAAATACTCCAGCACAACCA GTTCCCGTCGAAGGCAGAAAGGTTCAGACTATACCTCCACATCTGAGGAGGAATATGAGGCCAGCTCTGGAACCCCCAAACACAAACGCTCCTCCCACACGTCTGCTGCCACACAGACCCCCCGGGCTCAGAAGGAGAAGGCTGCAGTAGCAGCAGTCGCTCGTTCCAAGTCCGGCTCACTGGAGACTGAGGAGGACGAAGTCCAGAATGAGACTGACCACTACCAGAACTGGACCACACACAGCGCCGAGATAGCAAA ACTCAGTCAGGACTTGGCCAAGGACCTTGCCATTCTGGCCCGTGAGATCCATGAAGTGGCGGGTGACGGGGACTCCCAGAGTTCCTCTGGAATGGGCACAAACCCCTCCCCCAGCTCTGCACCCAACACACCCGGGCCCGCCTCCACCATCCCCATCTCTAGCCGGGAAGAG AGGCCATATACATCTTTGCGAGGGGTCCTCCCATCTCAG CTGGTCCAACATATCCCTGAAGCCAGCTTAAACTACCAGAAGGTTCTACTATCGCCAGGTTCTACCGCTGTCATGGACCTGGATCCTAACATGAATGACCAAGACCCAAGCTCTAAGCCACGGTGGAACCGTGAAGAG GTGATTTTGGACAATCTGATGTTGAACCCTGTTTCTCAGCTCTCTCAGGCCATTCGGGAGAACACAGAACAGCTGGCTGAGAAAATGAA GGTTTTATTCCACAATAAGACTGAGGCCTGGGAGGAGATTGAAGCGAAGATCAATGCTGAAAATGAAGTACCCATCCTAAAAACATCAAATAAG GAAATCTCCTCCATCCTGAACGAGCTGAGAAGAGTACAGAAACAACTAGAAA TGATCAACAGCATTGTGGAACCTGGTGGAGCTGGCATTGGGAAACCTAAGGTGGCAGTGGTGGCTGCTGCTACTTCTGCTGGACAGGCCACCAGGTCCCCCTTACGGCAGAAGAAAGCCCCAAGTAAGCCCACTGGGCCTGGAGACAGACAGCGTGGGGCCAGCCCCTCTACCAGCCCCACCACCTCCAAACACAACACCAACGAAAGCACCAAGAGGTCCACTCGAGGACACAAAGGGGCAAACGTTGTGGCCTGA